From the genome of Candidatus Kapaibacterium sp., one region includes:
- a CDS encoding aminotransferase class V-fold PLP-dependent enzyme, whose product MDWQIPYELETAPYRELFPHYREGVAYLDHAATGPLPTPVVEAVQQYLFRRHWGTAELDWEIAQLEKGRQLLAKLIGAPSPETIAFVPNTTTALAAVALSLPWKTGDVVVVGAQEFPANVYPWRALRRFGVELRFVPMPDGQLPVDRVEQALYGAVRVVAVSAVQFLSGYRADLEALGELCAKRGALLVVDGIQAVGARQIDVLSARVAALACGGAKWLLAPHGTGFLYVHPKLLEDLTPAILGWLAAEDPWDFFAFEQPLARTARRFEGGSLNLGGLAGLIAAVELLWDYGPARAEERVMALSGLLRDRLEEVLPEGTLVTPREPERRAGIVTCRLPSREAASQLVAHLAQLGIRCSARLEYVRFSPHWYNAASEVEQAVAAVAELLPTVS is encoded by the coding sequence ATGGATTGGCAGATTCCGTACGAGCTGGAGACAGCCCCGTATCGAGAGCTTTTTCCCCACTATCGGGAGGGCGTCGCATACTTAGACCACGCGGCAACAGGACCGTTGCCCACCCCTGTTGTAGAGGCGGTACAGCAGTACCTCTTTCGGCGTCATTGGGGCACGGCTGAGCTCGATTGGGAGATTGCACAGTTGGAGAAAGGCCGGCAACTCCTTGCGAAGCTCATCGGGGCACCATCGCCAGAGACGATTGCGTTCGTTCCGAACACGACGACAGCTCTGGCGGCGGTTGCCTTGTCACTGCCCTGGAAGACGGGCGACGTAGTTGTGGTAGGGGCACAGGAGTTCCCTGCCAACGTCTACCCATGGCGAGCGCTGCGCCGTTTCGGCGTAGAGCTGCGGTTTGTGCCGATGCCTGATGGGCAGCTACCGGTAGACCGTGTTGAGCAGGCACTGTATGGGGCAGTCCGAGTCGTGGCTGTGAGTGCCGTTCAGTTCCTCTCGGGCTATCGGGCAGACCTGGAAGCACTCGGAGAGCTCTGTGCTAAGCGAGGTGCCCTTCTGGTCGTTGATGGTATCCAGGCCGTAGGTGCGCGCCAGATAGATGTCCTGAGTGCCCGAGTTGCAGCTTTGGCGTGTGGTGGGGCGAAGTGGCTGCTTGCGCCACATGGGACTGGCTTCCTCTACGTACACCCCAAGCTTCTGGAGGACCTTACCCCAGCCATACTCGGGTGGTTGGCGGCAGAGGACCCGTGGGACTTCTTTGCGTTTGAGCAACCGCTGGCTCGGACGGCACGGCGCTTTGAAGGAGGTTCGCTCAATCTTGGGGGACTCGCTGGGCTCATCGCAGCAGTCGAGCTGCTCTGGGACTATGGGCCTGCTCGCGCAGAGGAGCGTGTGATGGCGTTGAGCGGCCTCCTTCGGGATCGGCTGGAGGAGGTGCTTCCTGAGGGAACCCTGGTAACCCCACGGGAGCCAGAGCGGCGAGCGGGTATCGTCACCTGTCGGCTCCCTAGTCGGGAAGCTGCATCCCAGCTGGTGGCACATCTTGCTCAGTTGGGAATCCGCTGCTCGGCTCGCCTGGAGTACGTTCGTTTCTCCCCACACTGGTACAATGCTGCTTCTGAGGTTGAGCAGGCCGTTGCAGCGGTTGCAGAGCTTCTGCCCACCGTGTCGTGA
- the lysS gene encoding lysine--tRNA ligase: MASWMERLSDQELRRREELQLLRQQGIEPYPYSYERTATIAQLRQGVLSQPLEAFADVALAGRIMVLRRMGKVTFADVQDESGRLQVYFRADDLGEHYKLLPLLDIGDIIGARGFLFYTRTGELTLHVRSFQLLCKALRPIPVPKEVVDQQGHRIRYDAFTDKEQRYRYRYLDLLVNPEVREVFRKRAHIIRAIRDFFDARGWLEVETPVLQPVYGGANARPFRTYFNALDSYFYLRIATELYLKRLIVGGFEGVYEIGKNFRNEGIDRLHNPEFTALELYVAYRDYEWMMELVEELLETVVQQVNGSLWLQRGGQRVELRRPFRRVRWYDAVHEATGYDLRECSVETLREIAERLGIQVSPTVSEPKLLDEIFSTAVQPRLVEPTFVIDYPLSLSPLAKRHRSLPGVAERFELFLFGMEIANAFSELNDPMEQRQRLEQQARWREKGDLEAMPLDEDFLRALEVGMPPTAGLGIGIDRLVMILTEQPTIRDVILFPHMRPAEPQNVEQVLATPET, translated from the coding sequence ATGGCGAGTTGGATGGAGCGGCTCAGCGACCAGGAACTTCGACGGCGCGAGGAGCTGCAGCTACTGCGGCAGCAAGGGATTGAGCCTTATCCATACTCCTACGAGCGCACGGCAACGATAGCTCAGCTACGGCAGGGGGTCCTATCTCAGCCTTTGGAAGCGTTCGCGGACGTCGCCCTCGCTGGGCGCATCATGGTCCTTCGCCGGATGGGCAAGGTTACCTTCGCGGATGTGCAGGACGAGAGCGGGCGCCTACAGGTATACTTCCGCGCAGACGATTTGGGCGAGCACTACAAGTTGCTGCCGCTGCTGGACATTGGCGACATCATCGGTGCTCGTGGCTTCCTCTTCTATACTCGCACCGGCGAACTAACCCTCCACGTTCGCTCGTTCCAGCTCCTTTGCAAGGCGCTGCGCCCAATCCCAGTGCCGAAGGAGGTGGTTGACCAGCAGGGCCACCGAATTCGGTATGATGCGTTCACGGACAAAGAACAGCGCTACCGTTACCGGTACCTTGACCTCCTCGTCAATCCTGAAGTGCGCGAGGTCTTCCGCAAGCGGGCCCACATTATCCGGGCAATCCGGGACTTCTTCGACGCCCGCGGGTGGTTGGAAGTAGAGACCCCAGTCCTACAGCCCGTCTACGGTGGAGCGAATGCGCGTCCGTTCCGAACCTACTTCAATGCCTTGGACAGCTACTTCTACCTCCGCATCGCCACAGAGCTGTACCTGAAGCGCTTAATCGTCGGTGGGTTCGAGGGGGTCTACGAGATTGGCAAGAACTTCCGCAATGAGGGGATTGACCGCCTCCACAATCCGGAATTCACGGCTTTGGAGCTTTACGTTGCGTATCGGGACTACGAGTGGATGATGGAGCTCGTGGAGGAGCTCTTAGAGACGGTCGTCCAACAGGTCAACGGTTCACTGTGGCTACAACGGGGTGGACAGAGGGTGGAGCTCCGGCGCCCGTTTCGGAGAGTGCGCTGGTATGATGCCGTGCATGAGGCGACAGGATATGATCTGCGAGAGTGTTCAGTGGAGACGCTGCGAGAGATCGCTGAGCGCTTGGGGATACAGGTCTCGCCGACAGTCTCTGAGCCGAAGCTGCTGGACGAGATCTTCTCCACAGCGGTCCAACCGCGGCTTGTGGAGCCGACGTTCGTGATAGATTATCCGCTAAGCCTCTCCCCATTAGCAAAACGGCACCGCAGCCTGCCTGGAGTTGCCGAGCGGTTTGAGCTTTTCCTCTTCGGGATGGAGATTGCGAACGCCTTCTCTGAGCTTAACGATCCCATGGAGCAGCGCCAACGTCTAGAGCAGCAAGCCCGCTGGCGGGAGAAGGGGGACCTTGAGGCGATGCCGCTGGATGAGGACTTCCTGCGGGCTCTTGAAGTAGGCATGCCGCCAACAGCGGGCTTGGGGATTGGCATAGACCGGCTGGTGATGATACTGACGGAGCAGCCCACGATTCGGGATGTCATCCTGTTCCCTCACATGCGTCCGGCAGAGCCCCAGAACGTAGAGCAGGTCTTAGCAACGCCGGAAACATAG
- a CDS encoding site-2 protease family protein — protein MGYTPLPPVSVPEWQQRVRRRVWIHVVLFALTFFSVLLAGVQWMGKDPLELTNLHYGLTYAVLILSFLGAHEFGHYFAARFHKVEVTLPYFLPVPLPFFFFPFGTMGALIRTLSPIRSRRVLFDIGIAGPLAGFVVSVAILIIGFRTLPPKEYIFAVHPEYAVLGQIPSWGLHFGDIPLYHWLAELLAPPGSFVPPMNEMYHYPFLCVGWFGLFVTMLNLLPLGQLDGGHITYALFGDAHRQIARLVWWALVLLGLGPIVGWIAELLAVDSPNPLVQLLQQIVLPLTGWIQQHAPWYFNAWEGWLIWALLTRLFIRLEHPPVPESEPLTPGRRLLGWAGLAIFVLCFSYNGIYDVPPPAGTLLGP, from the coding sequence ATGGGATACACACCATTGCCGCCTGTCTCTGTGCCAGAGTGGCAGCAGAGAGTACGTCGCCGTGTCTGGATTCATGTCGTACTGTTCGCGCTTACTTTCTTCTCGGTTCTGCTTGCTGGCGTCCAGTGGATGGGAAAAGATCCGCTGGAGCTGACGAATCTGCATTACGGGCTTACCTATGCCGTGTTGATCCTCAGCTTCTTGGGGGCACACGAATTTGGACACTACTTCGCTGCCCGCTTCCACAAGGTGGAGGTAACGCTACCCTACTTCCTGCCGGTACCGCTCCCCTTCTTCTTCTTTCCCTTCGGGACCATGGGAGCACTGATCCGGACGTTGTCTCCGATCCGCTCACGGCGAGTGCTCTTCGACATTGGCATAGCAGGTCCATTAGCTGGGTTCGTGGTCAGCGTTGCCATCCTCATCATCGGCTTCCGTACGCTGCCGCCGAAGGAATACATCTTCGCCGTCCATCCGGAGTATGCCGTGCTTGGACAGATTCCCTCGTGGGGACTGCACTTTGGGGATATCCCGCTCTACCACTGGTTGGCAGAGCTCCTCGCTCCGCCAGGCAGTTTCGTCCCGCCGATGAATGAGATGTACCACTATCCCTTCCTCTGCGTGGGCTGGTTCGGGCTCTTCGTGACGATGTTGAATTTGCTACCTCTGGGCCAGCTTGACGGAGGCCACATCACGTATGCTCTCTTCGGCGATGCCCACCGTCAGATTGCGCGATTGGTCTGGTGGGCTCTCGTGCTACTTGGTCTAGGGCCGATCGTGGGCTGGATAGCAGAACTGCTGGCTGTGGATTCGCCGAACCCCCTTGTGCAGCTCTTGCAGCAGATTGTGCTCCCCTTGACAGGCTGGATTCAGCAGCATGCACCTTGGTACTTCAATGCGTGGGAGGGGTGGCTAATATGGGCCTTGTTGACGCGGCTCTTCATACGGCTAGAACATCCCCCTGTGCCGGAGTCAGAACCGCTGACGCCAGGACGGCGGCTCTTGGGGTGGGCGGGGTTAGCGATCTTCGTGCTGTGCTTCAGCTACAACGGCATCTACGACGTTCCCCCTCCGGCAGGGACCTTGTTGGGGCCGTGA